One Pongo abelii isolate AG06213 chromosome 12, NHGRI_mPonAbe1-v2.0_pri, whole genome shotgun sequence DNA segment encodes these proteins:
- the ANKRD53 gene encoding ankyrin repeat domain-containing protein 53 isoform X1, translated as MASTGSTTRRAGSGSWHSEREGRGARPQPTPRGSMQRANKVSLKATWTDAKSKQPSQPQPDLADHLRAQATALDTPRRPTSLTLPRADPSPSEESDQTVIDQTAIGSYYQLFAAAVGNVEWLRFCLNQSLREIPTDDKSHSASSCLLWTSQGFTAIHFAAQRGKLACLQVLVEEYKFPVDLLTNNNQTPLHLVIHRDNTTMALPCIYYLLEKGAALNAQTCNGSTPLHLAACDGLLDCVKVLVQSGANVHAQDAMGYKPIDFCKIWNHRACARFLKDAMWKKDKKDFAREMRKMKMLKSQLTLMEHNYLIEYQKEHKILREAAIRKWLHGKLHPGHSLVSNTKQARATALSKTPEQRGSQRSRSFHPSVEARLQCIPQPTEMPKPIYRKPTVKRPTMWNVSNNPTRPPTTQISHSQGIRLGVHPDPTPEHDFSSFLEVRPDGHGGAQLHTVDGHWVAPVPRLPFEVLLRMLYPRVSPYRMKVPQGFYPIGMREVPRKRHLGDNTFWTDTLAMNLRDTFDEAFLAAVRSHQGLPTLPSPQTNPKVLTATSPPRQPSEG; from the exons ATGGCCTCTACGGGCAGCACCACTCGGCGGGCAGGCTCGGGAAGCTGGCACtcagaaagggaagggagaggtgcTCGGCCGCAGCCAACTCCACGTGGCTCCATGCAGCGGGCGAACAAAGTCTCCTTGAAGGCCACCTGGACTGACGCGAAGTCCAAGCAGCCCAG CCAGCCCCAGCCCGACCTCGCCGACCACCTCCGTGCGCAGGCGACTGCCCTCGACACGCCGCGCCGCCCTACCTCGCTCACCCTGCCCCGCGCTGACCCCAGCCCCAGCGAGGAGTCCGACCAGACGGTGATCGACCAGACCGCGATCGGGAGCTACTACCAGCTGTTCGCGGCGGCTGTGGGCAACGTGGAATGGCTGCGATTCTGTCTGAACCAGAGCCTCAGGGAAATCCCCACCGACGACAAG tcccactcagcctcctcctGCCTGCTCTGGACCTCACAGGGCTTCACTGCCATCCACTTCGCCGCCCAACGGGGCAAGCTTGCATGCCTGCAGGTCCTGGTAGAGGAGTACAAGTTTCCCGTGGACCTGCTGACCAACAATAACCAGACACCCCTGCACCTAGTCATCCACAGGGACAACACCACCATGGCCCTCCCCTGCATCTACTACCTGCTGGAGAAAGGCGCAGCCCTCAATGC TCAGACATGCAACGGCTCCACGCCCCTGCACCTGGCAGCCTGTGACGGCCTGCTGGACTGTGTGAAGGTCCTGGTGCAGAGTGGCGCCAACGTCCATGCCCAAGATGCCATGGGCTACAAACCCATTGACTTCTGCAAAATATGGAACCACCGTGCCTGTGCCCG GTTCTTGAAGGATGCCATGTGGAAAAAGGACAAGAAGGACTTTGCCCgtgagatgaggaaaatgaagatgCTCAAGAGCCAGCTGACCCTCATGGAGCACAACTACCTGATTGAGTATCAA AAAGAGCACAAAATTCTCAGAGAAGCTGCTATCAGAAAGTGGCTCCACGGCAAGCTGCACCCAGGCCACTCTCTGGTCTCTAATACCAAGCAAGCCCGGGCCACCGCCCTCTCTAAGACCCCAGAGCAACGGGGATCGCAGCGTTCCAGGAGCTTCCACCCCTCTGTGGAGGCGCGCCTGCAATGCATTCCACAGCCCACGGAGATGCCCAAGCCCATCTACAGGAAGCCCACGGTCAAGCGGCCCACGATGTGGAATGTTAGCAACAACCCCACCAGACCCCCCACCACCCAGATCAGCCACTCGCAGGGCATCCGCCTGGGCGTGCATCCAGACCCCACTCCGGAGCACGACTTCAGCAGCTTCCTGGAGGTGAGGCCTGATGGGCACGGCGGTGCGCAGCTGCACACAGTGGACGGCCACTGGGTGGCGCCCGTGCCGCGGCTGCCTTTTGAGGTGCTGCTCCGCATGCTGTACCCGCGAGTATCGCCGTACAGAATGAAGGTGCCCCAGGGCTTTTACCCCATCGGCATGAGGGAAGTGCCCAGGAAGCGGCACCTGGGTGACAACACCTTCTGGACCGACACTCTGGCCATGAACCTGCGTGACACATTTGATGAAGCCTTCCTGGCAGCTGTGCGATCTCATCAAGGACTCCCCACCCTGCCCTCCCCACAAACCAACCCAAAAGTTCTTACGGCTACCTCTCCCCCGAGGCAGCCCAGTGAAGGCTGA
- the ANKRD53 gene encoding ankyrin repeat domain-containing protein 53 isoform X2, producing MASTGSTTRRAGSGSWHSEREGRGARPQPTPRGSMQRANKVSLKATWTDAKSKQPSQPQPDLADHLRAQATALDTPRRPTSLTLPRADPSPSEESDQTVIDQTAIGSYYQLFAAAVGNVEWLRFCLNQSLREIPTDDKGFTAIHFAAQRGKLACLQVLVEEYKFPVDLLTNNNQTPLHLVIHRDNTTMALPCIYYLLEKGAALNAQTCNGSTPLHLAACDGLLDCVKVLVQSGANVHAQDAMGYKPIDFCKIWNHRACARFLKDAMWKKDKKDFAREMRKMKMLKSQLTLMEHNYLIEYQKEHKILREAAIRKWLHGKLHPGHSLVSNTKQARATALSKTPEQRGSQRSRSFHPSVEARLQCIPQPTEMPKPIYRKPTVKRPTMWNVSNNPTRPPTTQISHSQGIRLGVHPDPTPEHDFSSFLEVRPDGHGGAQLHTVDGHWVAPVPRLPFEVLLRMLYPRVSPYRMKVPQGFYPIGMREVPRKRHLGDNTFWTDTLAMNLRDTFDEAFLAAVRSHQGLPTLPSPQTNPKVLTATSPPRQPSEG from the exons ATGGCCTCTACGGGCAGCACCACTCGGCGGGCAGGCTCGGGAAGCTGGCACtcagaaagggaagggagaggtgcTCGGCCGCAGCCAACTCCACGTGGCTCCATGCAGCGGGCGAACAAAGTCTCCTTGAAGGCCACCTGGACTGACGCGAAGTCCAAGCAGCCCAG CCAGCCCCAGCCCGACCTCGCCGACCACCTCCGTGCGCAGGCGACTGCCCTCGACACGCCGCGCCGCCCTACCTCGCTCACCCTGCCCCGCGCTGACCCCAGCCCCAGCGAGGAGTCCGACCAGACGGTGATCGACCAGACCGCGATCGGGAGCTACTACCAGCTGTTCGCGGCGGCTGTGGGCAACGTGGAATGGCTGCGATTCTGTCTGAACCAGAGCCTCAGGGAAATCCCCACCGACGACAAG GGCTTCACTGCCATCCACTTCGCCGCCCAACGGGGCAAGCTTGCATGCCTGCAGGTCCTGGTAGAGGAGTACAAGTTTCCCGTGGACCTGCTGACCAACAATAACCAGACACCCCTGCACCTAGTCATCCACAGGGACAACACCACCATGGCCCTCCCCTGCATCTACTACCTGCTGGAGAAAGGCGCAGCCCTCAATGC TCAGACATGCAACGGCTCCACGCCCCTGCACCTGGCAGCCTGTGACGGCCTGCTGGACTGTGTGAAGGTCCTGGTGCAGAGTGGCGCCAACGTCCATGCCCAAGATGCCATGGGCTACAAACCCATTGACTTCTGCAAAATATGGAACCACCGTGCCTGTGCCCG GTTCTTGAAGGATGCCATGTGGAAAAAGGACAAGAAGGACTTTGCCCgtgagatgaggaaaatgaagatgCTCAAGAGCCAGCTGACCCTCATGGAGCACAACTACCTGATTGAGTATCAA AAAGAGCACAAAATTCTCAGAGAAGCTGCTATCAGAAAGTGGCTCCACGGCAAGCTGCACCCAGGCCACTCTCTGGTCTCTAATACCAAGCAAGCCCGGGCCACCGCCCTCTCTAAGACCCCAGAGCAACGGGGATCGCAGCGTTCCAGGAGCTTCCACCCCTCTGTGGAGGCGCGCCTGCAATGCATTCCACAGCCCACGGAGATGCCCAAGCCCATCTACAGGAAGCCCACGGTCAAGCGGCCCACGATGTGGAATGTTAGCAACAACCCCACCAGACCCCCCACCACCCAGATCAGCCACTCGCAGGGCATCCGCCTGGGCGTGCATCCAGACCCCACTCCGGAGCACGACTTCAGCAGCTTCCTGGAGGTGAGGCCTGATGGGCACGGCGGTGCGCAGCTGCACACAGTGGACGGCCACTGGGTGGCGCCCGTGCCGCGGCTGCCTTTTGAGGTGCTGCTCCGCATGCTGTACCCGCGAGTATCGCCGTACAGAATGAAGGTGCCCCAGGGCTTTTACCCCATCGGCATGAGGGAAGTGCCCAGGAAGCGGCACCTGGGTGACAACACCTTCTGGACCGACACTCTGGCCATGAACCTGCGTGACACATTTGATGAAGCCTTCCTGGCAGCTGTGCGATCTCATCAAGGACTCCCCACCCTGCCCTCCCCACAAACCAACCCAAAAGTTCTTACGGCTACCTCTCCCCCGAGGCAGCCCAGTGAAGGCTGA
- the ANKRD53 gene encoding ankyrin repeat domain-containing protein 53 isoform X3, protein MASTGSTTRRAGSGSWHSEREGRGARPQPTPRGSMQRANKVSLKATWTDAKSKQPSQPQPDLADHLRAQATALDTPRRPTSLTLPRADPSPSEESDQTVIDQTAIGSYYQLFAAAVGNVEWLRFCLNQSLREIPTDDKGFTAIHFAAQRGKLACLQVLVEEYKFPVDLLTNNNQTPLHLVIHRDNTTMALPCIYYLLEKGAALNAQTCNGSTPLHLAACDGLLDCVKVLVQSGANVHAQDAMGYKPIDFCKIWNHRACARFLKDAMWKKDKKDFAREMRKMKMLKSQLTLMEHNYLIEYQGQGCSVHFPFSFFPITPETLSWQDMSLLSDCGFLWRRRELSFCKT, encoded by the exons ATGGCCTCTACGGGCAGCACCACTCGGCGGGCAGGCTCGGGAAGCTGGCACtcagaaagggaagggagaggtgcTCGGCCGCAGCCAACTCCACGTGGCTCCATGCAGCGGGCGAACAAAGTCTCCTTGAAGGCCACCTGGACTGACGCGAAGTCCAAGCAGCCCAG CCAGCCCCAGCCCGACCTCGCCGACCACCTCCGTGCGCAGGCGACTGCCCTCGACACGCCGCGCCGCCCTACCTCGCTCACCCTGCCCCGCGCTGACCCCAGCCCCAGCGAGGAGTCCGACCAGACGGTGATCGACCAGACCGCGATCGGGAGCTACTACCAGCTGTTCGCGGCGGCTGTGGGCAACGTGGAATGGCTGCGATTCTGTCTGAACCAGAGCCTCAGGGAAATCCCCACCGACGACAAG GGCTTCACTGCCATCCACTTCGCCGCCCAACGGGGCAAGCTTGCATGCCTGCAGGTCCTGGTAGAGGAGTACAAGTTTCCCGTGGACCTGCTGACCAACAATAACCAGACACCCCTGCACCTAGTCATCCACAGGGACAACACCACCATGGCCCTCCCCTGCATCTACTACCTGCTGGAGAAAGGCGCAGCCCTCAATGC TCAGACATGCAACGGCTCCACGCCCCTGCACCTGGCAGCCTGTGACGGCCTGCTGGACTGTGTGAAGGTCCTGGTGCAGAGTGGCGCCAACGTCCATGCCCAAGATGCCATGGGCTACAAACCCATTGACTTCTGCAAAATATGGAACCACCGTGCCTGTGCCCG GTTCTTGAAGGATGCCATGTGGAAAAAGGACAAGAAGGACTTTGCCCgtgagatgaggaaaatgaagatgCTCAAGAGCCAGCTGACCCTCATGGAGCACAACTACCTGATTGAGTATCAA ggtcaaggatgcagtgtgcacttcccattttccttttttcccattACACCAGAGACTCTCTCATGGCAGGACATGTCTCTACTATCAGACTGTGGATTCCTTTGGAGAAGAAGGGAATTGTCTTTCTGTAAGACTTGA